A genome region from Arachis duranensis cultivar V14167 chromosome 6, aradu.V14167.gnm2.J7QH, whole genome shotgun sequence includes the following:
- the LOC127748366 gene encoding uncharacterized protein LOC127748366, translating to MVTHEPRVQARVEGGTVVATVSPNGAAITTVNRNPEREEMRAMTGRENTPYLEAAVVLSAPPSSLPQGQPLSCMAEPERESSGAEQERERFEAGLGVQPPCSAAVCVAGAASVGTAAVRKGFWSPGVVLRLSGPPPELLATSAVAGKLPIRILFEVSAFLVFEVVLMLHGFYS from the coding sequence ATGGTGACCCACGAGCCGAGAGTGCAAGCGCGGGTGGAGGGTGGCACTGTTGTTGCCACTGTTTCTCCCAACGGCGCTGCTATCACCACCGTGAATCGCAATCCGGAGAGGGAGGAGATGCGAGCCATGACCGGAAGGGAGAATACGCCATATCTGGAAGCCGCCGTCGTCCTCTCTGCGCCACCCTCGTCCTTGCCACAGGGTCAGCCGCTGTCATGTATGGCAGAGCCAGAAAGAGAGAGTTCGGGAGCAgagcaagagagagagagatttgaGGCTGGGTTGGGAGTCCAACCACCGTGTTCAGCCGCCGTTTGTGTCGCCGGCGCCGCCTCGGTCGGAACTGCCGCCGTCAGAAAAGGGTTTTGGTCGCCAGGAGTGGTTCTGCGACTCTCGGGACCACCGCCGGAGCTTCTGGCTACTTCTGCCGTCGCCGGAAAGTTGCCGATAAGGATTTTATTTGAGGTTTCTGCCTTTTTGGTTTTCGAGGTGGTTTTGATGTTGCACGGTTTTTATAGTTGA